One Nodosilinea sp. FACHB-141 DNA segment encodes these proteins:
- the dnaK gene encoding molecular chaperone DnaK: MGKVIGIDLGTTNSCVAVLEGGKPAVISSTEGGRTVPSIVGFGKNGERLVGQLAKRQAVTNAENTVYSIKRFIGRRWEDTEAERSRVPYVCVSGRDNTVDVQIRGKAFTPQEISAMILQKLKQDAETYLGTEVTQAVITVPAYFTDAQRQATKDAGTIAGLEVLRIINEPTAAALSYGLDKQDQDQIVLVFDLGGGTFDVSILQLGDGVFEVKATAGNNHLGGDDFDNCIVEWMTAAFREQEGIDLSADRMALQRIREAAEKAKVELSSMPSTSINLPFITADESGPKHLEMTLTRAQFEQFASELVQATLDPVKQALKDADLSPDAIDRILLVGGSTRIPAVQQAVSAYFNGKAPDRSVNPDEAVALGASIQAGVLGGEVKDLLLLDITPLSLGIETLGEVFTKIIERNTTIPTSKSQVFSTATDGQTSVEIHVLQGERAMAKDNKSLGKFELTGLPPAPRGVPQIEVSFEIDADGILKVAALDKGTGRAQSICITNTGGLTDSEVDRMRLEAETYADEDGRRRQLAELTNRADNLFYSYEATLRDHGSLLDEATRADLDEKVSQLRVATHNPSIDVATFQGCIDALQSAIFAVGTNVYRDVDTGAEVDMGVPAAAYAGVEAGNDETYDPDYDDDMGLDATVTADYEAID, translated from the coding sequence ATGGGTAAAGTAATCGGCATTGACCTAGGAACAACGAACAGTTGTGTCGCTGTCCTCGAAGGCGGCAAACCAGCTGTAATTTCCAGCACTGAAGGGGGCCGTACGGTACCCAGCATTGTTGGATTTGGCAAAAACGGCGAGCGGTTAGTAGGCCAGTTGGCCAAACGCCAAGCGGTTACAAACGCAGAGAATACGGTCTACAGCATTAAACGATTCATTGGTCGTCGCTGGGAAGACACCGAGGCAGAGCGCAGCCGCGTACCTTACGTCTGCGTTAGCGGTCGTGACAACACCGTAGACGTGCAGATCCGCGGGAAAGCGTTTACGCCCCAAGAAATTTCTGCAATGATCTTGCAAAAGCTCAAGCAGGATGCCGAGACTTACTTGGGAACCGAAGTAACCCAAGCAGTTATTACCGTACCGGCTTACTTTACCGACGCACAGCGCCAGGCAACCAAAGACGCCGGCACCATCGCGGGCCTAGAAGTCCTGCGCATTATCAACGAGCCCACCGCTGCAGCCCTCTCCTACGGGCTCGACAAGCAGGACCAAGACCAAATTGTATTGGTGTTTGATCTGGGGGGCGGTACCTTTGATGTGTCTATTTTACAGCTAGGCGATGGCGTCTTTGAGGTCAAGGCCACCGCTGGCAACAACCATCTAGGCGGTGACGACTTTGACAACTGCATCGTCGAATGGATGACCGCTGCTTTTCGCGAGCAAGAAGGCATTGATCTATCTGCCGATCGCATGGCGCTACAGCGCATTCGTGAAGCAGCTGAAAAAGCCAAGGTTGAGTTGTCGAGCATGCCTTCGACCTCTATCAACCTCCCCTTTATTACCGCCGACGAGTCTGGGCCAAAGCACCTAGAGATGACGCTAACTCGTGCTCAGTTCGAGCAATTTGCGTCAGAACTGGTGCAGGCCACCCTAGATCCGGTTAAGCAAGCCCTTAAAGATGCAGACTTGAGCCCTGATGCGATCGATCGCATCTTACTAGTAGGCGGATCTACCCGCATTCCGGCCGTGCAGCAGGCGGTTAGCGCCTACTTCAATGGCAAAGCTCCCGATCGCTCTGTGAACCCCGATGAAGCTGTGGCCTTAGGGGCATCAATTCAAGCGGGCGTATTAGGGGGGGAAGTCAAAGATTTACTACTGCTCGATATCACCCCCCTCTCCCTAGGTATCGAAACCTTGGGAGAAGTATTTACCAAGATCATTGAGCGCAACACTACTATTCCCACTAGCAAGTCTCAGGTGTTTTCGACCGCCACCGATGGCCAAACCTCTGTAGAAATCCATGTTCTTCAAGGTGAGCGGGCCATGGCCAAGGACAACAAAAGCCTGGGTAAGTTTGAGCTTACTGGTCTTCCCCCTGCTCCGCGGGGAGTGCCGCAAATTGAGGTGTCCTTTGAAATCGACGCCGACGGTATCTTGAAAGTAGCCGCCCTCGACAAGGGTACGGGTCGCGCTCAGAGCATCTGCATCACCAACACGGGTGGCTTAACTGATAGCGAAGTCGATCGCATGCGTCTGGAGGCCGAAACCTATGCTGATGAGGACGGGCGACGACGACAGTTGGCAGAACTGACTAATCGAGCAGACAACCTGTTTTATAGCTACGAAGCCACTCTGCGTGACCATGGCAGTCTGCTAGATGAGGCAACTCGGGCCGATTTGGATGAGAAAGTCAGCCAGCTCCGTGTCGCCACCCACAACCCCAGCATTGATGTCGCTACCTTCCAGGGATGTATTGATGCCCTACAATCGGCCATCTTTGCTGTCGGTACCAACGTTTACCGAGACGTAGACACCGGAGCCGAGGTAGATATGGGCGTTCCAGCAGCAGCCTATGCCGGTGTTGAAGCCGGGAACGACGAGACCTACGATCCTGACTACGACGATGATATGGGGTTAGACGCTACCGTGACCGCCGATTACGAAGCCATAGACTAA